In Edaphobacter paludis, a single window of DNA contains:
- a CDS encoding magnesium transporter CorA family protein, whose product MPWYELESAADPRLDELARQYKLHPLHIEDCRSDNEGVKVDTAPHYTFAVFKPVHLDGNPSAPAFAAIDLFAGKDFFITIADPKCPSTAEALARARRDGSDDNPGKLLYLILDTIVDLYFPAIDNFDDRIDNLEDKVIDSPSPEVLQSVFAIKRELIDLRRVLVNTRDASLHLQRDPGSIIDAEHQPYVRDIYDHVTRLLDSVETQRDLLNNTLDIYLSSVANRTNEVMKVLTVLGTIALPVLAISGIYGMNLKGLPLQDSPHGAFYVGGITLLCTALLLIILRKLKWL is encoded by the coding sequence ATGCCCTGGTACGAACTTGAATCCGCCGCTGATCCCCGCCTCGACGAGCTGGCCCGGCAATATAAACTTCACCCTCTGCATATCGAGGATTGCCGCAGCGACAATGAAGGCGTCAAGGTCGACACCGCACCGCACTATACCTTCGCGGTCTTCAAACCGGTCCATCTCGATGGCAACCCCTCCGCGCCTGCGTTTGCCGCCATCGATCTTTTCGCCGGCAAGGACTTTTTCATCACCATCGCAGACCCGAAATGCCCCTCGACCGCCGAGGCGCTGGCACGCGCCCGTCGCGATGGGTCCGACGACAATCCGGGTAAGCTCCTTTATCTCATCCTCGACACCATCGTCGATCTTTACTTTCCCGCCATCGACAACTTCGACGACCGCATCGACAACCTCGAAGACAAAGTCATCGATTCCCCCTCACCCGAGGTGCTGCAAAGCGTCTTCGCCATCAAGCGCGAACTGATCGATCTTCGCCGCGTCCTCGTCAACACCCGCGATGCCTCGCTGCACCTTCAGCGCGATCCCGGCTCGATCATCGATGCCGAGCACCAGCCCTATGTCCGCGATATCTATGATCATGTGACCCGCCTGCTCGACTCTGTTGAAACGCAGCGCGACCTGCTCAACAACACGCTCGATATCTATCTATCGAGCGTTGCCAACCGCACCAATGAAGTGATGAAGGTACTCACCGTCCTTGGCACGATCGCTCTTCCTGTCCTTGCCATCTCCGGCATCTATGGCATGAACCTCAAGGGGTTGCCGCTTCAGGACTCTCCCCATGGCGCATTTTATGTTGGTGGAATCACGCTCCTCTGCACTGCCTTGCTTCTGATCATTCTTCGCAAGTTGAAGTGGCTTTGA